The following are from one region of the Chlamydiota bacterium genome:
- a CDS encoding FAD:protein FMN transferase, whose amino-acid sequence MKRRAAALAAAAAAAVCVAALFLPREWRYGAAAMGTRAELTIVGSVFERISGRTGRAAAKALEEIAAIERLMSIYRAGSDIARLNADGAEGEVEVDPRTFEVLGRAAEISRLTGGAFDVCVLPAEEAWGFKTGGTRAVPDAPVRVSGRVALREESGGFFARAEPRGTRVDLGGIAAGYAADRAASVLRAAGVRGALVDIGGDVYCLGMSAGGTPWRVGIRHPRSQGVLVALDLSDRAVATSGDYEDCFIQDGKRYSHIFDPRTGSPAERGVASATIVADSCVVADALGTALVVMGAPEALRLVERLPRTECILVTEEGGTVRVHASPGIRNALPLLAGEGTQPASR is encoded by the coding sequence GTGAAACGGCGCGCGGCGGCGCTCGCGGCCGCGGCCGCGGCGGCGGTCTGCGTTGCGGCGCTCTTCCTGCCCCGGGAGTGGCGCTACGGCGCCGCCGCGATGGGGACGCGGGCGGAGCTCACGATCGTCGGGAGCGTATTCGAGAGGATCTCGGGGCGCACGGGGCGCGCCGCGGCGAAGGCGCTCGAGGAGATCGCGGCGATCGAGCGCCTGATGAGCATCTACCGCGCGGGGAGCGACATCGCGCGCCTCAACGCCGACGGCGCGGAGGGGGAGGTCGAGGTCGACCCTCGCACCTTCGAGGTGCTCGGGCGCGCCGCGGAGATCTCGCGCCTCACCGGCGGCGCCTTCGACGTCTGCGTCCTTCCCGCGGAGGAGGCCTGGGGGTTCAAGACCGGAGGGACGCGCGCGGTCCCCGACGCGCCGGTCCGCGTATCGGGCCGCGTCGCCCTGCGAGAGGAGTCGGGCGGGTTTTTCGCCCGCGCCGAGCCGCGGGGGACGCGCGTGGACCTCGGCGGCATCGCCGCCGGCTACGCGGCCGACCGCGCGGCGTCCGTCCTCAGGGCTGCGGGGGTGCGGGGAGCGCTGGTGGACATCGGCGGCGACGTGTACTGCCTCGGGATGAGCGCGGGCGGCACGCCGTGGCGCGTGGGCATCCGCCACCCGCGTTCTCAGGGGGTTCTTGTCGCCCTCGACCTCTCCGACCGGGCGGTCGCCACCTCGGGCGACTACGAGGATTGCTTCATCCAGGACGGGAAGCGCTACAGCCACATCTTCGACCCGCGCACCGGCAGTCCCGCGGAGCGGGGGGTGGCGAGCGCGACGATCGTCGCCGACTCGTGCGTCGTCGCCGACGCCCTCGGCACGGCGCTGGTGGTGATGGGGGCGCCCGAGGCGCTCCGGCTCGTGGAGCGTCTTCCGCGCACGGAGTGCATCCTCGTGACCGAGGAGGGAGGAACAGTCCGCGTCCACGCCTCGCCGGGGATACGAAACGCCCTTCCCCTCCTCGCGGGGGAGGGGACTCAGCCCGCATCCCGTTGA